One window of the Lachancea thermotolerans CBS 6340 chromosome A complete sequence genome contains the following:
- a CDS encoding uncharacterized protein (some similarities with uniprot|P40052 Saccharomyces cerevisiae YER079W Hypothetical ORF), translating into MEDSSIFSQSSKDVSSAISLYNMPTGEDASIRGLLDYDPSEEAQSSGISRPLSRSSVTSSLSMVATKDGVEGRRVHRYGIPQYSLNLLDAMSQPPPLKGKVHTRQNAQSHHLSPQENKEDSETQLYQDLMHSPPITLKEKMQLFRDNSESSHLDYSEESYQEGSTSLSGKDQLHSLHSYKKDIASERDDSDDYSQ; encoded by the coding sequence ATGGAAGACTCTTCGATATTCTCACAAAGCTCCAAAGACGTTTCATCTGCGATCTCACTTTACAACATGCCGACAGGGGAGGACGCTTCGATAAGAGGACTGCTCGACTACGATCCCAGCGAAGAAGCCCAGTCTTCAGGAATCTCCCGGCCGCTGTCGAGGTCATCAGTGACCTCGTCACTTTCAATGGTTGCAACCAAAGACGGAGTCGAAGGAAGACGAGTGCACAGGTACGGTATTCCACAGTATTCACTGAACCTCCTGGATGCAATGTCGCAGCCTCCGCCGCTAAAAGGTAAGGTTCACACCAGACAAAATGCGCAAAGTCATCATCTAAGCCCTCAGGAGAACAAAGAGGATTCCGAAACGCAACTATACCAAGACTTAATGCATAGTCCTCCCATCACCCTGAAGGAAAAGATGCAACTTTTCAGGGACAATTCAGAATCTTCCCACTTGGACTACTCTGAGGAATCCTACCAGGAGGGTAGCACAAGTCTTTCTGGCAAAGACCAGCTACATAGCCTACATTCATACAAGAAGGACATTGCCAGCGAACGTGACGACAGCGATGACTACTCACAATGA
- a CDS encoding KLTH0A05038p (highly similar to uniprot|P40510 and to YER081W uniprot|P40054 Saccharomyces cerevisiae SER3 3-phosphoglycerate dehydrogenase, catalyze the first step in serine and glycine biosynthesis; isozyme of Ser33p), giving the protein MASPQQINNLQNSFQSAVNLGGSPGIVSTSPTQSFMSSVPRRVSASRQTKALKPFSTGDIKILLLENVNQTAVEIFNGQGYQVEFHKSSLSEDELIEKIRDVHAVGIRSKTRLTEKVLKHAKNLVVIGCFCIGTNQVDLDYAAKIGVAVFNSPFSNSRSVAELIMAEVISLARQLGDRSIEMHTGTWNKVASKCWEVRGKTLGIIGYGHIGSQLSVLAEAFGMQVLYYDIVTIMALGTAKQVSTLDKLLSESDFVTCHVPATEDTKNLLSAPQFAAMKDGSYVLNASRGTVIDIPSLIQAIKAGKIAGTALDVYPHEPAKNGAGAFNDELNSWISELVSLPNVILTPHIGGSTEEAQSAIGIEVATNLSKYINEGASVGSVNFPEVSLRGLDLDQENVVRVLYIHHNVPGVLKTVNNILSNHNIEKQFSDSSGDIAYLMADISSVNQSDIKDIYDQLNATEYKISIRLLY; this is encoded by the coding sequence ATGGCTTCCCCACAGCAAATCAACAATCTTCAGAATTCTTTTCAATCGGCCGTGAACTTGGGCGGATCGCCAGGTATCGTGTCGACCTCGCCCACGCAGTCGTTTATGAGCTCGGTGCCACGCAGAGTGAGTGCTTCGAGACAGActaaagctttgaagcctttCTCGACTGGCGACATCAAGATCTTGTTGCTGGAAAATGTGAACCAGACCGCAGTGGAAATCTTCAACGGTCAAGGCTACCAGGTGGAGTTCCACAAATCGTCTTTGAGTGAAGACGAACTAATCGAGAAAATCAGGGATGTGCACGCAGTCGGTATCAGATCCAAGACCAGATTGACGGAGAAGGTATTGAAGCACGCTAAGAACCTTGTGGTCATCGGATGCTTCTGTATTGGTACCAACCAGGTTGACCTCGACTACGCGGCCAAGATTGGAGTTGCTGTTTTCAACTCGCCTTTCTCCAACTCCAGATCAGTTGCTGAGCTTATTATGGCTGAGGTCATCTCCTTGGCTAGACAACTTGGCGACAGATCTATTGAAATGCACACCGGTACCTGGAACAAGGTTGCTTCCAAGTGTTGGGAGGTCAGAGGCAAGACGTTAGGAATCATCGGATATGGTCACATTGGTTCTCAGTTGTCTGTTTTGGCTGAGGCGTTTGGTATGCAGGTGTTGTACTACGATATCGTGACCATTATGGCTTTGGGTACTGCTAAGCAAGTTTCTACTCTGGACAAGCTGCTCAGTGAGTCGGACTTTGTTACCTGTCATGTTCCTGCTACCGAGGACACCAAGAACCTCTTATCCGCTCCACAGTTTGCAGCCATGAAGGATGGGTCTTACGTGCTGAACGCTTCTAGAGGTACAGTCATTGACATTCCATCCTTGATTCAGGCCATCAAGGCCGGCAAGATCGCAGGCACTGCCCTTGACGTTTACCCTCACGAACCCGCCAAGAACGGTGCCGGCGCCTTTAACGATGAGCTAAACAGTTGGATTTCTGAGCTGGTCTCTTTGCCAAATGTCATCCTGACACCACATATTGGTGGTTCCACCGAGGAGGCTCAAAGCGCTATCGGTATCGAAGTTGCCACTAATTTGTCCAAGTACATTAACGAGGGTGCGTCTGTTGGATCAGTGAACTTCCCAGAGGTCTCTCTGAGAGGTTTGGACCTGGATCAAGAAAACGTCGTGCGTGTTTTGTACATTCACCACAATGTGCCAGGTGTTTTGAAGACAGtcaacaacattttgtCGAACCACAACATTGAGAAGCAGTTCTCCGACTCCAGCGGTGACATTGCGTACTTGATGGCAGACATTTCCTCGGTAAATCAAAGCGATATCAAGGATATCTACGACCAATTGAACGCAACCGAATACAAGATCTCTATCAGGCTGCTGTATTAG
- the AIM9 gene encoding Aim9p (similar to uniprot|P40053 Saccharomyces cerevisiae YER080W FMP29 The authentic non-tagged protein was localized to the mitochondria) yields the protein MLRYNLRIPVQAKKAMGSLAPLRPMKSRFGLRCISDKPNEVFTKLSDDNDPQRDAFFKYSWGSWLANDRQEKEKRTTKFSIEGLTDVINDLHAQSKEKAKSEASEGNIPPPSYNPNLTVSLSHNLSALTLGSLNPNETLRVTAMASIHEGKHHRIYKVDTNADKSFILRIPYATNSEAAISYRLKSEVATMDFADLKLGLKVPKVYCFGANALNPIRQPFILEEHIEGRLLMRDWNPLEDDASDKKAHISKLNKVIDPLSQFQSKLLSVEFNQFGSLYFAKDYPDSEGPAYEGEKNESLKNRWSVGPSVERCFWRQKSALPLDKLMQFVGPWSKSKPMDIVKSLGLLEAENAKSRLALQQTDASPAPIEESILREQVRTFENLAEISSSLFNTKSHVIPNIDSLLKPRLYHPDLDPMNVLLDEKDNSAPYLLDFENTSIKPFILQNSPQFVAYDGPKIYNLEEDVEGYKDLSEAEKVQYQFMYKRTRNQHLWESALNKNFNKLISAVAPPVKLLRSPYVACVERKNDMEYLLVDESLIQLREVWEVFAKNKLVSEKKFPLEYTEEQLQKHSTDLNAFHEQLIKSPFAATQGWIPQDMFENLVKAGILIKDKNGDYTIKQ from the coding sequence ATGCTTCGGTACAACCTGAGGATACCTGTCCAGGCGAAAAAAGCCATGGGCTCTTTGGCTCCTCTCCGCCCAATGAAGTCCCGCTTTGGGCTTCGTTGTATATCCGATAAGCCGAATGAGGTCTTTACGAAACTGTCCGATGACAACGATCCACAGAGAGATGCATTCTTCAAATACTCGTGGGGCTCATGGCTTGCGAACGACCGtcaagaaaaggaaaagagaaCCACCAAGTTTTCCATTGAGGGGCTAACAGATGTCATCAATGACCTTCATGCGCagtcaaaagagaaggcaaAGAGTGAAGCAAGTGAAGGCAACATTCCCCCCCCTTCATACAACCCCAATCTTACTGTTTCACTTTCTCACAACTTGTCTGCACTAACTCTAGGCTCCTTGAACCCCAATGAAACCTTAAGGGTGACAGCTATGGCTAGTATTCACGAGGGGAAACACCACAGAATTTACAAGGTTGATACGAATGCGGACAAGTCGTTTATTCTCAGGATTCCCTACGCTACGAACAGTGAGGCTGCCATTTCTTACAGGTTGAAGAGCGAAGTGGCCACTATGGATTTTGCCGACCTCAAGCTTGGGCtcaaagttccaaaagtGTATTGCTTTGGCGCCAATGCTTTGAACCCGATCCGCCAACCGTTTATTTTGGAGGAACATATTGAGGGAAGGCTTTTGATGCGCGACTGGAATCCACTTGAAGACGATGCCTCAGACAAGAAGGCGCACATATCAAAGTTGAACAAGGTCATTGACCCTTTGTCTCAGTTCcaatcaaagcttttgagcgtTGAATTCAACCAGTTCGGTAGCCTGTATTTCGCTAAAGATTACCCAGATAGTGAAGGGCCTGCCTACGAGGGCGAAAAGAACGAATCGTTGAAGAACAGATGGAGTGTTGGACCTTCTGTGGAAAGATGCTTTTGGAGACAAAAATCAGCCCTACCTTTGGACAAGCTGATGCAATTTGTTGGCCCTTggtcaaaatcaaagccTATGGATATTGTGAAAAGTTTGGGGCTACTGGAGGCTGAAAATGCAAAGTCTAGGCTGGCACTCCAGCAGACTGACGCGTCGCCTGCCCCCATTGAAGAATCGATACTCAGAGAGCAGGTTCGCAcctttgaaaacttggcTGAAATTTCGAGCTCGCTCTTCAACACCAAATCGCATGTGATTCCTAATATCGACTCACTGCTCAAGCCACGCCTATATCACCCAGACTTAGACCCTATGAATGTTTTGCTGGATGAAAAGGACAATAGCGCGCCTTATTTATTGGATTTCGAAAACACAAGCATCAAACCCTTCATCTTGCAAAACTCTCCGCAATTTGTGGCCTACGACGGCCCCAAGATCTACAACTTGGAGGAAGATGTTGAGGGTTACAAAGATTTGTCTGAGGCAGAGAAGGTCCAATACCAATTCATGTACAAGCGCACGCGTAACCAGCACCTGTGGGAGTCTGCACtgaacaagaactttaACAAGCTCATATCGGCGGTGGCTCCCCCCGTGAAGCTTCTCAGAAGTCCATACGTTGCTTGCGTCGAAAGAAAGAACGACATGGAGTACTTGCTGGTTGACGAGAGCCTCATTCAGCTGCGTGAGGTGTGGGAGGTATTCGCCAAGAACAAACTCGTCAGCGAGAAGAAATTTCCACTGGAGTACACCGAGGAGCAGCTACAGAAACATTCTACGGATCTTAACGCCTTCCACGAGCAGCTGATCAAAAGCCCATTTGCGGCAACCCAAGGCTGGATACCCCAAGACATGTTTGAAAACCTAGTAAAAGCTGGTATCTTgatcaaagacaagaacGGCGACTACACGATCAAGCAGTGA
- the HOP1 gene encoding Hop1p (similar to uniprot|P20050 Saccharomyces cerevisiae YIL072W HOP1 Meiosis-specific DNA binding protein that displays Red1p dependent localization to the unsynapsed axial-lateral elements of the synaptonemal complex required for homologous chromosome synapsis and chiasma formation) encodes MSTAQQTKPKTVVSTTTGITCEQSQKLVQTMLTMSFGCLSFLRGLFPDDNFIDQRFVPEKVIKNYNKDRNEAPANSIKIKTLVRGKTPEADLFLDWLEKGVFQSIKVKYLKALSLGVFTHEEAPSDLLENYLFSFSYGDDGQVSMGVNGEEGEVSLLDSRRVVQQLMRRFIIITQSLEPLPEKRFLTMRLLFNENAPPEYQPQYFRDATYDKPSIIKIPKSADLDTYSVGSIDTKFHEVSLKVLSVVESTNDASPVPTRDIDPFSLVEPVDAIEETNLSFSQVAFETPRRPLSQTTKYLKNYLTAPSAEVANTQHLNEHDTYDCQCAIPCPQSTSKSICCTQCKRKVHRICYGNYRRTSINKCISCLMKGKSFNCRTWSFKTFMMLRRIYRFMIKKPDFPSTLSEFYEILAGTDTDPEIKRCINVSISILFYDEVFVLEKERRPQTSSKNQFLKSSNYITIDQSGIVVKNLGELPLNTKPVWSFIFNSAKAQAAYTTALFETPEQVSASLESISAAIKKVEQLSRTHQCTNERAIGSSFDFNSLRIDDDTQDSLGPLKRKHPNLRDFLDNGKNSQLDDTLDMHSYKPQKIRKISASKKTLKSVW; translated from the exons ATGTCTACTGCTCAGCAGACGAAGCCAAAGACGGTTGTGAGTACAACTACAGGGATCACTTGTGAAcaatctcaaaaactcgtgCAAACAATGCTAACAATGTCATTTGGATGTCTGTCATTTTTGCGAGGGCTTTTTCCGGACGATAACTTCATTGACCAGCGCTTCGTTCCAGAAAAGGTTATAAAGAACTACAATAAGGATAGGAATGAAGCGCCTGCGAATTCAATCAAAATTAAAACGCTTGTTCGCGGCAAAACTCCAGAGGCAGACTTGTTTCTAGATTGGCTGGAAAAAGGCGTTTTTCAATCTATCAAAGTGAAGTATTTGAAGGCTCTAAGTTTGGGCGTCTTTACGCATGAAGAAGCGCCGAGCGATCTCCTCGAAAATTATCTTTTTAGTTTTAGCTACGGAGACGACGGGCAGGTATCCATGGGCGTCAACGGTGAAGAGGGAGAAGTTTCACTTCTTGATTCAAGAAGGGTTGTGCAACAGCTTATGAGAAGGTTTATAATCATTACTCAGTCACTTGAGCCCCTCCCAGAAAAACGCTTCTTGACAATGCGTTTGCTCTTCAATGAAAACGCGCCACCCGAATATCAGCCACAGTACTTTAGAGATGCAACCTATGACAAACCCTCAATTATCAAGATACCCAAAAGTGCTGATTTGGATACCTATTCGGTAGGGTCTATTGACACTAAGTTTCACGA GGTGTCGCTAAAAGTCCTTTCAGTAGTCGAGAGCACCAACGATGCGAGTCCTGTTCCAACAAGGGACATTGATCCTTTCAGCTTAGTTGAACCAGTCGATGCAATCGAAGAGACCAACTTAAGCTTTTCGCAGGTGGCTTTTGAGACACCTCGTCGTCCGCTAAGCCAAACAACCAAGTATCTCAAAAATTATCTTACCGCCCCCTCAGCAGAAGTGGCAAATACTCAGCATCTAAACGAACATGACACCTACGATTGTCAGTGTGCTATCCCCTGCCCCCAgtcaacttcaaaaagtatTTGCTGTACTCAATGCAAGAGAAAAGTGCACAGAATATGCTATGGAAACTATCGCAGAACAAGCATTAATAAGTGCATTTCTTGCTTGATGAAAGGGAAAAGCTTTAACTGCAGGACCTGGAGTTTCAAAACCTTTATGATGCTGCGAAGGATTTACAGATTTATGATAAAGAAACCGGATTTCCCTTCCACTTTATCTGAATTTTACGAAATTCTAGCAGGAACAGATACAGACCCcgaaatcaaaagatgtATCAACGTTTCTATCTCAATATTGTTTTATGATGAGGTGTTTGTCCTTGAAAAGGAGAGGCGGCCCCAAACATCAAGCAAAAATCAGTTCCTGAAGTCTTCCAATTATATTACCATAGATCAAAGCGGAATTGTCGTCAAAAACTTGGGAGAGCTTCCGTTGAACACAAAACCAGTATGGTCCTTCATATTCAACTCCGCTAAAGCACAGGCGGCATATACAACCGCCTTGTTTGAAACTCCTGAGCAAGTTTCTGCTTCCTTAGAAAGCATCAGCGCTGCTATCAAGAAAGTCGAGCAGCTCAGCCGCACTCACCAGTGTACAAATGAAAGGGCTATTGGCtcatcttttgatttcaaTTCCCTTCGAATCGATGATGACACGCAGGATTCGCTCGGTCCCCTTAAAAGGAAACATCCGAACTTAAGGGATTTTCTCGACAATGGGAAGAACTCTCAACTAGACGACACGTTAGACATGCATTCGTACAAGCCTCAAAAGATTAGGAAAATAAGCGCTTCCAAAAAGACCCTCAAGAGCGTTTGGTAA